One genomic region from Leptospira montravelensis encodes:
- a CDS encoding amidohydrolase → MSKLRTLVLIFLFTVSIGGKNTEKADFIYYNGTILTVNDLDEIVEAIAIRDGILIAVGTKKEVFEHQDKNTILHDLEGKTLLPGFIASHEHPTLSALFSGMVDVSGFKNKSNEEVWGSLREAVKKTPKGEWIYAMGLDPALVPDLQIPTRKKLDELSVDHPIFIIAQSIHSFWANTKAFEEIGLSRSSKDPGNGSYYERDSEGDFTGYIVESAAAGPFLERLKSPLRIYNRYTLTLDNLLHSGFTSVASLGYNVPPLFAKIAASKNFKPRIRQFFYLVKDELKYLPGKPDSSDPYFQILGIKLWHDGSPYMGGMYLDDPYLNNSLTEKMGIAPGSNGNSHLTELEIIDLAKKYSDLGWQVSVHAQGDKSNREVLTALSKVESVTSKLPFRVEHCLLLPIENLPTMKKNRITPSFHINHLYYYGDVLQDSLLGETRANLILPVKSSFMNNLYPTLHADSPMFPADAFSLMQTAITRKTKSGRILGAKEAITNREAIRAMTVNGAYQIGMKDKLGSLEVGKWADMVILDKNPYDTRGEDFHKIQIQKVLLNGEEAK, encoded by the coding sequence ATGTCAAAACTTCGAACCTTAGTTTTAATTTTTCTATTCACAGTTTCCATCGGTGGTAAAAATACAGAGAAGGCAGATTTTATTTATTATAATGGAACCATTTTAACTGTTAACGACTTAGATGAAATTGTCGAAGCCATTGCGATTCGAGATGGAATTCTAATCGCAGTAGGAACCAAAAAGGAAGTATTCGAACACCAGGACAAAAATACAATTCTTCACGATTTAGAAGGAAAAACACTTTTACCAGGTTTTATAGCCAGTCATGAACATCCGACTTTAAGTGCGTTATTTAGTGGTATGGTTGACGTTAGCGGTTTTAAAAATAAATCCAATGAAGAAGTTTGGGGATCCTTACGGGAAGCCGTAAAAAAGACACCTAAAGGAGAATGGATTTATGCAATGGGTCTCGATCCGGCGCTTGTCCCGGATTTGCAAATCCCTACTCGAAAAAAATTAGATGAGCTTTCGGTAGATCATCCTATTTTTATTATTGCTCAATCGATACATTCATTTTGGGCAAATACCAAGGCATTTGAAGAAATTGGACTTTCACGATCATCAAAAGATCCAGGAAACGGGTCATATTACGAAAGAGATTCGGAAGGAGATTTTACTGGATACATAGTAGAGTCGGCAGCCGCTGGCCCTTTTTTGGAAAGGTTGAAATCTCCCCTTAGAATATATAATCGGTATACTTTAACACTGGATAATCTATTGCATTCGGGATTTACATCCGTTGCGTCATTGGGTTATAATGTGCCGCCACTATTTGCAAAAATTGCTGCCTCTAAGAATTTTAAACCAAGAATCAGGCAATTTTTTTATTTAGTAAAAGATGAACTGAAATATCTTCCAGGAAAACCTGATAGTTCAGATCCATATTTTCAAATCTTAGGTATCAAATTATGGCATGATGGTTCACCCTATATGGGAGGTATGTATCTAGATGATCCTTATTTGAATAATTCTCTCACTGAAAAAATGGGAATTGCTCCAGGGAGCAATGGTAATTCTCATTTAACCGAATTGGAGATAATTGATCTTGCAAAAAAATATTCTGATTTAGGTTGGCAAGTTTCCGTACATGCCCAAGGAGATAAGTCCAATCGAGAAGTGCTGACCGCTTTATCAAAAGTAGAATCTGTTACTAGTAAACTGCCATTTAGAGTAGAGCACTGTTTGTTGTTACCAATAGAAAACTTGCCAACAATGAAAAAAAATCGCATAACTCCGAGTTTTCATATTAACCATCTTTATTATTATGGAGATGTTCTACAGGATTCATTACTCGGCGAGACTAGAGCAAATTTAATTTTACCTGTAAAGAGTTCATTTATGAACAATCTTTATCCAACTTTGCACGCAGATAGTCCTATGTTTCCGGCTGATGCTTTTAGTTTGATGCAAACTGCAATTACAAGGAAAACGAAATCTGGAAGAATTCTTGGTGCAAAAGAAGCAATTACCAATCGAGAAGCAATTCGAGCAATGACAGTTAATGGTGCTTATCAGATAGGAATGAAAGATAAACTGGGCAGTCTTGAAGTTGGTAAATGGGCTGATATGGTCATATTGGATAAAAATCCATATGATACGAGGGGAGAGGATTTTCATAAAATCCAAATTCAGAAAGTGTTATTAAATGGTGAAGAAGCCAAATAA
- the leuD gene encoding 3-isopropylmalate dehydratase small subunit — protein MSARNWTIHKGVVVSIPREDIDTDQILPKQFMKLIDKKGFGKHLFYDWRYLDLEGKIPNPKFILNQDGFRNASVLIAGKNFGCGSSREHAPWALADFGFKAILAPSFADIFSINSAKNGIALIRLKEEEIQYLNEWVSKNSGTLIQINLETLEVQAGDQSFNFELDSASINRIRNGWDDIDITLKNAKKILEFEEIRKIEKPFLEVCWL, from the coding sequence ATGAGCGCGAGAAATTGGACAATCCATAAGGGAGTGGTTGTATCCATCCCAAGAGAGGATATCGATACGGACCAAATACTACCTAAACAATTTATGAAATTGATCGATAAAAAGGGATTCGGAAAACATTTGTTTTACGATTGGAGGTATTTGGATTTAGAAGGAAAGATTCCCAATCCAAAATTTATTTTGAATCAGGATGGATTTAGGAATGCTAGTGTTCTCATCGCTGGTAAAAATTTTGGCTGTGGTTCGAGTAGGGAACATGCACCTTGGGCACTTGCTGATTTTGGATTCAAAGCAATTTTGGCACCTTCCTTTGCTGATATATTCTCCATTAATTCTGCAAAAAATGGAATTGCACTCATTCGTTTGAAAGAAGAAGAGATTCAATATTTGAATGAATGGGTTTCTAAAAATTCGGGAACACTCATTCAAATCAATTTGGAAACGTTGGAAGTGCAAGCGGGGGATCAATCATTCAATTTCGAATTGGATTCTGCTTCTATCAATCGGATTAGAAACGGTTGGGATGATATTGATATTACTCTAAAAAATGCAAAAAAGATTTTGGAATTCGAAGAGATTCGAAAGATTGAAAAACCATTTTTGGAGGTTTGTTGGTTATGA
- the leuC gene encoding 3-isopropylmalate dehydratase large subunit, with the protein MGQTLYDKIWESHRILENSDSETVLYVDRHILHEVTSAQAFEGLRTKNRNVRRRDLTFGVVDHNVSTRDRKNRDAAGPISRLQIDTMEKNCKDFGIHLFGPEDPEQGIVHVVGPELGFTIPGSVIVCGDSHTATHGAFGALAFGIGTSEVEHVLATQTLKQAKTKSMLVHFVGTPGYGITAKDIVLALIAKIGTSGGRGYTMEYTGEWIRSLSMEGRMTLCNMSIEAGARASLVAPDQITFDYLKDRKLIPKGKSFEEAVEFWKTFYTDTDAHFDAMIELDISKIEPQVTWGTNPSQSLSIEGVIPNPDDIQEKKERETTKNALEYMDLIPGTPISEINIDKVFIGSCTNSRIEDLRSAAEVARGKKVHPRVQALVVPGSGRVKRQAECEGLDQIFLEAGFEWREPGCSLCLAMNDDILKPGERCASTSNRNFEGRQGRGGRTHLVSPSMAVAAAVTGKFTDVRKLV; encoded by the coding sequence ATGGGACAAACTCTATACGACAAAATCTGGGAAAGTCACAGGATTTTAGAAAATTCAGATTCGGAAACGGTTTTATATGTGGATCGTCATATCCTACATGAAGTGACTTCTGCCCAAGCATTCGAAGGATTAAGAACTAAAAACAGAAATGTTAGAAGGAGAGATCTCACGTTTGGCGTGGTGGATCACAATGTTTCTACAAGAGATCGTAAAAACAGAGATGCAGCTGGCCCTATCTCTCGTTTACAGATTGATACAATGGAGAAAAACTGCAAAGATTTCGGAATCCATTTGTTTGGCCCGGAAGATCCTGAACAAGGGATTGTGCATGTAGTTGGTCCTGAGTTAGGATTTACTATCCCCGGCTCGGTCATCGTATGTGGAGATTCACATACGGCAACGCATGGAGCCTTTGGTGCTTTAGCATTTGGAATCGGGACAAGTGAAGTGGAACATGTGCTTGCGACACAAACTCTTAAACAAGCTAAAACAAAATCGATGTTAGTTCATTTTGTTGGTACACCTGGATATGGAATCACTGCTAAAGATATCGTCCTTGCCCTTATTGCAAAGATTGGAACTTCAGGCGGAAGAGGATACACAATGGAATATACAGGGGAATGGATTCGTTCTCTTTCTATGGAAGGTCGAATGACTCTTTGTAATATGAGTATCGAAGCAGGCGCAAGGGCAAGTCTTGTCGCACCAGACCAAATCACATTTGATTATTTGAAAGATAGAAAACTGATTCCAAAAGGAAAAAGTTTTGAAGAGGCAGTCGAATTTTGGAAAACATTCTATACTGATACAGATGCACATTTTGATGCGATGATCGAATTGGACATTTCAAAAATTGAACCTCAAGTCACTTGGGGAACAAATCCTTCTCAGTCTTTATCCATCGAAGGAGTGATCCCAAATCCGGATGATATCCAAGAGAAAAAAGAAAGAGAAACTACAAAGAATGCATTGGAGTATATGGATTTAATACCGGGAACTCCTATTTCTGAGATTAACATCGATAAGGTGTTTATAGGCTCTTGTACCAACTCAAGGATTGAAGATTTACGATCTGCGGCCGAAGTTGCCAGAGGGAAAAAAGTTCATCCAAGAGTGCAAGCATTGGTGGTGCCCGGTTCTGGTAGAGTGAAACGTCAGGCAGAATGTGAAGGTTTGGATCAAATTTTTTTAGAAGCAGGATTTGAATGGAGAGAACCTGGTTGTTCGCTTTGTCTTGCGATGAACGACGATATATTAAAACCGGGAGAAAGATGTGCGTCTACTTCTAACCGTAACTTCGAAGGAAGACAAGGTAGAGGTGGAAGGACACATTTGGTAAGTCCTTCTATGGCGGTGGCTGCGGCAGTGACTGGAAAATTTACAGATGTGAGGAAATTGGTATGA
- a CDS encoding LysR family transcriptional regulator has product MEFRQIIYFLEISDSGTFQKAASRLGLTQPALSRQIFLLEKELGVTVLERGGRSVRLTHEGERFYHYSVRMKDLWEEIQNGFAKENELKGNFSISAGGTVSAWILPQILKEILNKKPGLSLSVREGDASETKDAVLKGEVDLGILTGPIAEPSLNVLEFLSDRIFPVAAKDHPIFLKKKIRIEDLKKHSFVFFHPGSALRKAVEKKIKSFSKEFGPKINMELRSVESVIKSLEAGLGIGFLSEYSISSKLRKIKFEDWNVERKFYLCYRKKSGPGLAMLAEEILRSGEKWESVKDPSFN; this is encoded by the coding sequence ATGGAATTCAGACAGATCATTTATTTTCTGGAAATCTCAGATTCGGGCACATTCCAAAAAGCAGCATCACGACTCGGACTCACACAACCCGCACTCTCGAGACAGATCTTTCTTTTGGAAAAGGAATTAGGTGTCACCGTTTTAGAAAGAGGTGGAAGGTCTGTTCGACTCACACATGAAGGCGAAAGATTTTATCACTATTCAGTACGTATGAAAGATTTATGGGAAGAAATACAAAACGGCTTCGCAAAAGAGAATGAACTGAAAGGGAACTTTTCTATATCTGCAGGTGGAACAGTTTCTGCTTGGATCTTACCTCAAATCTTAAAAGAGATACTAAATAAGAAACCAGGACTTTCTCTTTCTGTACGGGAAGGAGATGCATCCGAAACTAAGGACGCAGTTTTAAAGGGAGAAGTAGATCTTGGGATTTTGACTGGTCCTATTGCAGAACCCAGTCTGAATGTTTTGGAATTTTTATCCGATAGAATTTTTCCTGTCGCCGCGAAAGACCATCCCATTTTTCTAAAAAAGAAGATTCGAATCGAAGATCTAAAAAAACATTCTTTTGTTTTCTTCCATCCAGGTTCTGCCCTCAGGAAAGCCGTTGAGAAAAAAATCAAATCTTTCTCAAAGGAATTCGGTCCTAAGATAAATATGGAACTCAGAAGTGTAGAGTCTGTAATCAAATCATTGGAAGCGGGTCTAGGAATTGGTTTTTTATCAGAATATTCTATTAGTTCTAAACTAAGAAAAATTAAATTCGAAGACTGGAACGTAGAAAGGAAATTTTATCTCTGTTATCGTAAAAAATCAGGACCGGGACTTGCAATGCTCGCAGAAGAAATTTTGAGATCAGGGGAAAAATGGGAATCCGTAAAGGATCCTTCTTTCAATTAA
- a CDS encoding LA_0442/LA_0875 N-terminal domain-containing protein, with amino-acid sequence MKKITSILFAAFLFLNFSLRSETILLKSGEKWEGKILAQDKDSVTIKLVDGNTKVFSKSVILKVSFGRATESANLKKESEIAEKEKKIKEEKELAEKQKQENEKFKVKEDKQKNREEQLSNAKRHYLEGSLGFGSGESQSELRPFFQSIQYAGLLFSSGGQAELQSNPYKSKNQSGTTRLFYAWNRFTFEIRGMEAKGNFDVSGIQTLSYGGGNGSSTSSSDKTANVLLGSGETKFQKVSTRFGFTPYPHPVLDFQIVGGVERIWTKTIQEVDSVGGMTATGVNPNRVSYRETNNPLKGYSIGIGYEWKFLERFTLQGQILHLDMQGPSSFRSNEFRLDASPFRYNQYGLDYQWKSTGTEVNVKFSTKIKGDFRLFIEASNMTLNNKLKSGYITENEGGGNSDPSQILLKIYGPQILIPIFYDSKTILSYVQLGANYRFNF; translated from the coding sequence ATGAAAAAAATCACATCCATTCTGTTTGCAGCTTTTCTGTTTTTAAATTTTTCGCTTCGTAGTGAAACGATTCTACTTAAGTCAGGGGAAAAGTGGGAAGGTAAGATCCTAGCCCAAGATAAGGATTCCGTGACGATCAAACTAGTAGACGGTAATACAAAAGTATTTTCGAAGTCTGTGATTTTAAAGGTTTCATTTGGAAGGGCGACCGAATCTGCTAATTTAAAAAAAGAATCTGAGATTGCTGAGAAAGAAAAGAAAATCAAAGAGGAAAAAGAATTAGCGGAAAAACAAAAACAGGAAAACGAGAAATTCAAAGTTAAAGAAGATAAACAAAAAAATAGAGAGGAACAACTTTCGAATGCGAAACGACATTATCTGGAAGGTTCCTTGGGATTCGGTAGTGGTGAAAGTCAATCGGAATTACGTCCATTCTTTCAATCCATTCAGTATGCTGGATTACTTTTTAGCAGCGGTGGCCAAGCTGAATTGCAATCCAATCCTTACAAAAGTAAAAATCAAAGTGGGACAACACGTTTGTTTTATGCATGGAACCGTTTCACCTTTGAGATTCGTGGAATGGAAGCAAAAGGAAATTTTGATGTAAGTGGCATCCAGACGCTTTCATACGGAGGAGGGAATGGCTCTTCCACTTCCTCTTCTGATAAAACTGCCAATGTGCTTTTAGGAAGCGGAGAAACCAAGTTTCAAAAAGTTTCAACCAGGTTCGGTTTTACGCCTTATCCACATCCAGTTTTAGATTTTCAAATAGTGGGAGGGGTGGAAAGAATTTGGACTAAGACTATACAAGAAGTTGATAGTGTAGGAGGGATGACCGCCACAGGTGTGAATCCAAACCGAGTGAGTTATAGGGAAACAAATAATCCATTAAAAGGTTATAGTATTGGAATCGGATACGAATGGAAATTTTTGGAAAGGTTCACCTTACAAGGACAGATTTTACATTTAGATATGCAAGGCCCTTCCTCGTTTCGAAGTAACGAGTTCCGCTTGGACGCCTCACCTTTTCGATACAATCAATATGGCTTAGATTACCAATGGAAATCTACTGGAACCGAAGTGAATGTGAAATTCTCTACAAAGATCAAAGGTGATTTCAGATTATTCATAGAAGCAAGTAACATGACTCTAAATAACAAATTAAAGTCAGGGTATATCACAGAGAACGAAGGTGGGGGAAATTCGGATCCGTCCCAAATTTTACTAAAAATTTATGGACCCCAAATATTAATTCCAATTTTCTATGATTCGAAGACGATTTTGAGTTATGTTCAACTCGGAGCAAACTATCGATTTAATTTTTGA